Genomic window (Lutra lutra chromosome 6, mLutLut1.2, whole genome shotgun sequence):
ATTTAATAAATGGGATATATTATGAAACAACCTTTTCTTCGTTGTCCCCAACacataattttttccttctttttttttttttttcagtattccaagatgtGCATGTAATGATACTTGTTGGGTTTGGCTTCCTCATGACCTTCCTGAAAAAATATGGCTTTAGTAGTGTGGGCATCAATCTACTCATTGCTGCTTTGGGCCTCCAATGGGGCACTTTCATTCAGGGGATGGTGCACAACAAAGGACAGACAATTTACATCGGAATCAAAAAGTGAGCAtcccttatttttcaaaattatgttttcagGGCAGTTGTTTCTCTTCATGGTCTCTTGTCAGTCAGCCTCCGAACTAGCTGGCACACTGTCTCCCTGAGACAATGAAATACTGTTGGGACCCCAAGATGTGAATCGACATTGTGCTCTACTGAGCTGGGTCATTCATTCATGCCTATATCTTCTCTGGTTTGACTTTAAGGACATGAGAAATCCTATCTCGTTGAAGGTTATTCCTTCCATCTCAGCTACAGGGAGCAAAAAGCCTCCATTAGCTTTTTTTCTACGTGtctatatttacattttgaaatgtaaacactgtagaaaataattcatttatcagatcaacaaaaataaagaaaaacctaaatGAGATAAAAAACAGATGGgtcaaaataaaggaaatgctGGAGTGACCAGAATGTATAGCAGATGGAAAAGAGGAGGGGTAAGGAAATGAGGGTGTGTAAAAGGGTACCTGGGACGAACACCTGATGTGGTGGTGAGGGGGGAGGCCCTTGCATGCTGGATAAAGGAATGCTGTGATTCATCCTAGCTCACAGTTCTGTGTTGGGTGTGCATTATTATTGgatgtattctttcttttttccctcagtaTAATAAATGCAGACTTCAGTACAGCCACAGTCCTAATTTCTTTTGGAGCTGTCCTGGGAAAAATAAGCCCAGTCCAAATGCTGATCATGACAATACTAGAAATCGCTGTCTTTGCTGGCAATGACTATGTGGTTGGTGAGATATTTCAGGTAAGGATTAGATGATTTATACTTAGTAGCTTTGACATCAGATCTGATTACACCCAAAGGATGCCCACTCTACATAGGGACAAAGATTGGTGAGCATGATAGAATAGCAAGTGTAATTATACCCATCACTTATTTGAGTGCTTTTGGTAAACCAGGAATCTTATCAACATTACCTTATTTCATTGTCACCGCCAGACTATAACCTGGGTATTATGCTGTTACTGTTGTACAAATTACAACTAATGATCACAGATGCTGAATGACTGGCCCAAATCTGGATTCAAACCTAGATTTTACTAACTCCATAACTCTTTTTATTAAGTTATATTTACTATCAATGATCAATTCCTATTATATTTCAACTACTAGATAACTagcccctttttttaagattttatttatttatttgagtgagagacagagaatacaagAGAAACAGCGCAAgacagagagcactagcaggagagggagaggagcaaggaTCCAGAAGCAAGACTTGAAGGACTGAATCCCACAACcgtggggatcatgacctgagttgaaggcagaggcttaacagactgagccactcaagcactcCTGACTAGCCTGGTCTAAGGCTTTTGTTAAAGCCTAGATCAAATTTCTTCTCCTCCATGAAAAATCACATTGATTCCCCTGAGGATATTTCTGAGCATTCCCCAGTATTTTGCTTGTTTCTGTTGAACATTTAATTCCACAgccaatattttttaagtttttattgaaattccagttagttaacatacagtgtaatattagtttcaggtatgcaatacagtgattcaacacttccatatgtcacctgatgctcatcacagcaagtgccctccttcatccccatcacctagttcacccattcccccacctacctcccacTCTGTccacagaaaatatttctgaaaactttCCAGGTGACTCTGACAAACAAAATAGTTAAtgtccctgtcttttttttttttaagattttatttatctatttgacagatagagatcacaagtaggcagagaagcaggcagagagaggggaggaagcaggctccctgccgagctgagagcccgatgcggggctcgatcccaggatcccgggatcatgacatgagccgaaggcagaggctttaacccactgagccacccagttgccccaatgTCCCTGTCTTTATAGAGTTTACAGTCCAGTGAGAGAAGACAGACCTCGAATAGAGAATCATTTATCACCTACCCACTCATAGGcaggtgcatgcacacacacacacacacaaatattataaaTTGAAATGCATGCTATGAAAAATATGTAGAGGGGGCTATGGGAGAGTATAACTGGAAGACTTAACTTAGATTGTGGAATCAAAGAAGACCTCTCTGAGGAAGTGGTAGTTAAGCTGGACCTGAAAGGTACATAGGAGTTTATCAAGtatgaaaatctaaataaattaataaatttgcattattttccTACCTTAATAAGTACAAGAGGAGCTATGAATCAAGTTTGGCACTCCAACCTTTCCCTCCTGGGGTAGGAGAATGTAGAAGACTGGATCAAATTCATACAGTGTCCTAAAGAGGGATCTAAATATATTGCTTCAAATGAATCTTGGACATCAGTTGGTTTTCACATCATCATATAGCACAGTGAAAAAAATATGGGAAAGACTCAGGCTTTTTAAAGCTTCAAGTCTTTGAATTGTAATTAAATGAGCCTTAACTATAATGTCAAATGAATGCAAAGAGcatctttcttttgaaataaggGCAGTGCCTATCATTTCACTTCGAAATTCCCCAACCTAAAGAAGTTAACTAAAATGAATTGAATGTCCACAAAGACCTAGTACATCACAAACATGGCCTCACTAATTCTCACCACAACTATATTAGCTGGTAATATTTCCCACTTTACAGAAGCAGAGAATCAGAGAAATATAGTAATTTGTCTGAAGTCACATTGCAAGGAAGCACCTGACCTAGCATTGGAAGTCAGTTCTGCATGTCTCCAAatcctatattttttttaatgtaactatcCTACTTTatcctcttttattctttctctaacataccctttcattctttctttcttttcatttcttctaatgTTTAACCAATAAGCAGTCCATTCATTGACTTTCCTCCTGTAGTTAGATTCAGTTTCACCTCTAAAAACATGAATGTTTTGCCCCTCAGGCTTCTGACATTGGAGCATCAATGACAATCCATGCTTTTGGGGCCTACTTTGGCTTGGCGGTAGCAGGTGTCCTATATCAGTCAGGCTTGAGAAGGCAGAATGAGAAGGAGGAGTCTGTGTACCACTCAGATTTGTTTGCAATGATTGGTGAGTAGAGATGAACTTGCCTGATTGGTGAGTAGAGTTGACCCAAGGCAAACAACCTCCTCTGGACTGTCTTCCATATCCAGCACTAATATCCCTTTCTGTGCTTTACCACAGGGACTCTTTTCCTTTGGATCTTTTGGCCCAGTTTTAATTCAGCCATCGCTGAAACTACAGAGCAACAGTACGTGGCCATCGTAAATACCTACTTCTCTCTTGTTGCCTGCGTGCTCACAGCCTATGCGTTTTCCAGCCTcgtggggaagagaggc
Coding sequences:
- the RHAG gene encoding ammonium transporter Rh type A isoform X2 codes for the protein MKLSFPLVAIGLEVSMIVLFGFFVKYDTEQSAVQQQYSTNATKADKFLELHPLFQDVHVMILVGFGFLMTFLKKYGFSSVGINLLIAALGLQWGTFIQGMVHNKGQTIYIGIKNIINADFSTATVLISFGAVLGKISPVQMLIMTILEIAVFAGNDYVVGEIFQASDIGASMTIHAFGAYFGLAVAGVLYQSGLRRQNEKEESVYHSDLFAMIGTLFLWIFWPSFNSAIAETTEQQYVAIVNTYFSLVACVLTAYAFSSLVGKRGRLDMVHIQNATLAGGVAVGTCADMKIHPYGAMIIGSIAGIVSVLGFKFLTPCLTDKLRIHDTCGVHNLHGLPGVIGGLASIVAIVLGASKASTKSTMLMQAAALGSSLGTAIVGGLITGLILRFIVCVQPSTEFFFDDSAYWEVPKREEGDNE